TTTTCACTTCCTTATAAATTAAAGAAAAAAAGTATTTACTTAGTTTTATGACATTTAATTACCAGTGTAAAAGTTTTTAAAGATGGATAAATTAATAATACAATAAATAAGGAGGTGAAATCTTTGGCTTATAACAATAATAATAGACTTGTTGTTCCTGAAGCACGACAAGCTTTAAATCAAATGAAGGCTGAAATAGCTAGTGAATTAGGATTATCTAATTATGAAAATATAGATAAGGGAAACTT
This region of Caldisalinibacter kiritimatiensis genomic DNA includes:
- a CDS encoding small, acid-soluble spore protein, alpha/beta type, which gives rise to MAYNNNNRLVVPEARQALNQMKAEIASELGLSNYENIDKGN